A genomic window from Candidatus Hydrogenedentota bacterium includes:
- a CDS encoding cyclase family protein: protein MAIRWTDVTIPMRDGMTVWPGDPAFVFSPLSRIAEGASCNVSALAMSTHTGTHVDAPWHFEDNGARLDQVDTSIFFGEALLLDVPHADLIREEHLGEAPLPPRVLIKTRNSEYPPNAPFQKDYVALAPDAAQRLVDDRVRLVGVDYLSVAPFKQPGQDTHHILLRNNVFVVEGLVLSPFVTRTYQFVVLPLPLIGADGSPCRAFIGEEEVDGP from the coding sequence ATGGCCATTCGTTGGACTGATGTGACCATTCCAATGCGGGATGGCATGACAGTATGGCCGGGGGATCCCGCTTTCGTCTTTTCACCCCTATCTCGCATCGCTGAAGGGGCGAGCTGCAACGTCTCCGCCCTTGCTATGAGCACCCACACGGGTACCCATGTCGACGCACCCTGGCATTTCGAGGACAACGGCGCCCGCTTGGACCAGGTAGACACGTCGATCTTCTTCGGCGAAGCCCTTCTGCTGGATGTGCCGCACGCCGATCTGATTCGCGAGGAGCACCTGGGTGAGGCCCCCTTGCCGCCGCGCGTGCTCATCAAGACACGCAACTCAGAGTATCCGCCCAATGCCCCATTTCAGAAGGACTACGTTGCGCTCGCTCCCGACGCCGCCCAGCGTCTCGTCGACGACAGGGTGCGGCTCGTCGGCGTCGATTACCTGTCCGTAGCCCCGTTCAAGCAACCTGGACAGGATACTCACCATATCCTGCTTCGCAACAATGTGTTTGTGGTCGAAGGCTTGGTTCTGTCCCCGTTTGTCACGCGGACCTACCAGTTCGTGGTCTTGCCTCTGCCCTTGATTGGGGCCGACGGCTCGCCATGCCGTGCCTTCATTGGAGAGGAGGAAGTCGATGGTCCTTAG
- the glgC gene encoding glucose-1-phosphate adenylyltransferase translates to MSNVLAMVLAGGAGERLYPLTRDRAKPAVMFGGIYRLIDITLSNCLNSHCTKIMVLVQYKSLSLIRHIRAGWNLFHHDLGEFIEVIPPQKRVGEDWYQGTADAIYQNLYSIDHVNPAQVLILGGDHIYKMDYGEMVAFHRRNEADLTIATIEMPVAEASRFGVLGVDYTGKVSSFEEKPAKPCAMPDRPDTALASMGIYVFDTKILREACMEDAKESSSHDFGKDIIPKLIKSHRVYAYMFRDENKKSAQYWRDVGTLEAYWESNLELVSVDPVFNLYDRDWPIHTLLTNSPPAKFVFASEGVRFGAAVDSIVSAGCIISGGLVKRSVLSPDVRVHSYSHVEESILLPECSIGRNSRIRRAIIEKNVHIPENSVIGYDAVEDAKRFHVTPSGIVVVPNVNGISEM, encoded by the coding sequence ATGAGTAATGTGCTCGCCATGGTATTGGCCGGCGGGGCAGGCGAGCGCCTGTATCCGCTCACCAGAGACCGGGCAAAACCGGCGGTCATGTTCGGGGGCATTTACCGCCTCATCGACATCACGCTGTCAAATTGCCTTAACTCGCACTGCACCAAGATCATGGTGCTTGTCCAATACAAATCGTTGTCACTTATCCGTCACATTCGCGCGGGCTGGAACTTGTTCCATCACGACCTCGGTGAATTCATCGAAGTCATTCCGCCACAAAAGCGTGTCGGTGAAGACTGGTACCAGGGGACGGCTGACGCAATCTATCAAAATTTGTATTCGATCGATCACGTCAACCCTGCCCAGGTCCTGATTCTCGGCGGCGACCACATTTACAAGATGGACTACGGGGAAATGGTCGCGTTCCACCGCCGGAACGAGGCCGACCTCACCATCGCCACGATCGAGATGCCCGTGGCCGAAGCCAGCCGCTTCGGCGTGTTAGGTGTCGATTACACAGGCAAAGTCTCCAGCTTTGAGGAAAAACCCGCTAAACCGTGTGCCATGCCCGACCGGCCCGACACGGCTCTCGCATCAATGGGAATCTACGTATTTGACACGAAGATACTCCGAGAAGCGTGTATGGAGGATGCCAAGGAATCGAGTTCCCACGATTTCGGCAAGGACATCATTCCTAAGCTGATCAAGTCGCACCGGGTCTACGCCTACATGTTCCGCGATGAGAACAAGAAATCCGCCCAATACTGGCGCGACGTGGGAACTCTCGAAGCCTATTGGGAAAGCAACCTCGAATTGGTGTCAGTCGATCCCGTGTTCAACCTGTATGACCGCGACTGGCCCATCCATACCTTGCTGACCAATTCGCCGCCTGCCAAGTTCGTATTCGCGAGCGAAGGCGTCCGCTTTGGGGCGGCCGTGGACTCCATCGTCAGCGCGGGATGCATCATCAGCGGCGGCCTTGTAAAGCGAAGCGTGCTGTCGCCCGACGTCCGCGTGCACAGCTATTCGCACGTCGAGGAATCGATTCTGCTCCCGGAATGCAGCATCGGACGTAACTCACGCATTCGGCGCGCCATCATCGAAAAGAACGTGCACATTCCCGAGAACAGCGTTATCGGATACGACGCGGTGGAGGACGCCAAGCGGTTCCACGTGACCCCATCGGGGATCGTAGTCGTACCCAACGTAAACGGAATATCCGAGATGTGA